The Amblyomma americanum isolate KBUSLIRL-KWMA chromosome 5, ASM5285725v1, whole genome shotgun sequence genome window below encodes:
- the LOC144134886 gene encoding uncharacterized protein LOC144134886, whose product MQRGQQRKQRTSGGSTGKKKYITPATTQPSWPLNTGECNDPVHFCFRVTSGSFTPRGTGGGRLCGLRGRILALVGRSSAVGVCEGFFEEDSSLLPSAQSLDGHASSLQLTPTTAVQPVTAPADPATPRLRRFPSRVSVGDRPGTSGLSRTSQQQERCTPSRRPAAEDFLPEIVAGYQKSLDVAAEIKSELQQLKDEVGAVATSFQREAETMLGQSATLNRLAAATEALADSQARQATALERMAAIQENRLANESANQARIVAAVERLAITGQFILQQVQWLSTVTPISGEPPAK is encoded by the exons ATGCAGAGGGGCCAGCAAAGAAAACAGCGGACCAGTGGCGGCAGTACTGGAAAAAAGAAGTATATAACTCCCGCCACGACGCAGCCGTCGTGGCCGCTGAACACAGGTGAGTGCAATGATCCAGTGCACTTTTGCTTTCGCGTAACAAGCGGCTCGTTTACTCCTAGGGGTACCGGCGGCGGCCGTCTGTGCGGGCTGCGGGGCCGCATCCTCGCCCTTGTCGGGCGCTCAAGTGCAGTGGGCGTGTGTGAAGGATTTTTCGAAGAG GATAGCAGCCTGCTGCCTTCTGCACAATCCCTGGATGGGCATGCTTCAAGCCTCCAGCTCACTCCAACAACTGCTGTGCAGCCCGTCACAGCTCCTGCTGACCCAGCCACTCCACGTCTGCGACGATTTCCATCACGTGTTTCTGTTGGAGATCGACCCGGAACGAGTGGCTTGTCAC GGACAagccagcagcaggagcggtgCACACCATCACGCAGGCCAGCTGCTGAAGATTTCCTGCCAGAAATTGTTGCTGGCTACCAAAAGTCATTAGACGTGGCAGCTGAAATCAAATCT GAACTGCAGCAGCTTAAAGACGAGGTGGGTGCTGTTGCGACAAGCTTCCAGCGAGAGGCAGAGACGATGCTGGGCCAATCAGCTACCCTGAATCGCCTGGCTGCTGCTACAGAGGCACTGGCTGACTCGCAAGCACGCCAGGCCACAGCACTGGAgcggatggcagccattcaagAGAACAGACTGGCCAACGAATCTGCAAACCAGGCTCGTATTGTTGCTGCTGTGGAGCGGCTGGCAATTACAGGGCAGTTCATTCTGCAGCAAGTTCAGTGGCTGTCCACCGTCACCCCTATCAGTGGGGAACCTCCAGCTAAATAG